The genomic region GATAAGCAGCAGCGCCATTTTGAATTTACCTGCGGCCTTTACATAATGACTTCCGTTTTTATCAAATTTGAAGTTTTCCCCTTCGTGAATGCGGTATTCTTTTCCGCCGGAACCGATTATACCTTCGCCTTCGAGCCCGAACACGATAGCGTCGCCCGGAGCGGAATGTTCAGGAAGACCGGTTCCTTCGTCAAAGGACATGATCACAAATTTAGCCTTTTGATCGTCAACAAGATCCATGTTCACAACCTTCCCTTCTTTATAGGGAAGAAGATCCTTCAGTTTAAAAATTTCCGCGCTTTTTAAAATACTGTTCATAGCACACTCCTTAAAAAATATTATTTCAGAATACACGCATCCTTTTTCAGTCTTTATTCCTACCGGTATATTTTGCGGTACGACAAAAATGTCTCCTTTTTTTAGGCCTTGACCATCGTCCGAAAGATAGAGGACTTTTGCGCCGCCTTCTTCGATCTTCCAAATTTTAGGATAGCCGTAGCTTTCAGGGCTTATGTTCGTCATAGCCGCAAGAGAAAACACCGTCATGCAGCAGGAATTTCCCTGCAAAACGGTTTCAGATACGGTGCAGCCTTTCACGGTCTCGTTATCTTCAGCTATAGAAAATACTTGTCCGCTGTGCAGCATGTTTCCTCCTCAAATTAAAAATTACGAATGTTCAGCCCCGAAACGGCAAAAACGTCCGCCTCGGAACGGCGAAACTTAAAAAAACTATTCGTTCCATAAAACCGCCGAATGATTCATTTTATTCAGAACCGCGGTCGCACACGGACGTGCGACTTACAAGTAATCTCGGCATTCACACTAATCAAACTTTTTTTTCAAGCTCATATATGTTCATATAATCAAATTCTTTATACGACTGATCCGGGCCGAGCGCCGCTTTAAGATATTTTTCCTTATCGATCAGCGTAGTGCTGAAAATATAGTTAAAACCAATATCGAACAGATAATCGGGACAAAGTTCACAGCTTGGGCCGTAAATTCCTATTATATTTGCGTTTTTGCAAGCTTTAAGCAATTTCATATACGAATCGTTTACAATAGTGCTGCCCGACATGATTACGATATCAAGTTCCGCCAAAAGATCCGCAAATTCTACGGCGTTGCGTCCCAAATGCCACAAGATACTGTCCGGATAACAACGTAAGCCGTCTTTGCACCTGTAGCTTAAAATTTGCTCCGGCGAGCGTAAGTCGAATACGTGAAATTCTCCGCATCTATTTAAAAAACGGTTGATATAAACGCCGAA from Treponema parvum harbors:
- a CDS encoding Rossmann-like domain-containing protein; translation: MDDLKRILDINRNYYKKFALNVPVFDELIVGFRWIMTADTSENMSLALRAGHALDLEQYEKIAKNLYGNPVDLCIERLLEKKDVRLRNLIVSLSSLMSKPLNSVKLLKRRGISRTEGLNFNYPTEGKKIGLIGFGVYINRFLNRCGEFHVFDLRSPEQILSYRCKDGLRCYPDSILWHLGRNAVEFADLLAELDIVIMSGSTIVNDSYMKLLKACKNANIIGIYGPSCELCPDYLFDIGFNYIFSTTLIDKEKYLKAALGPDQSYKEFDYMNIYELEKKV
- a CDS encoding cupin domain-containing protein — translated: MLHSGQVFSIAEDNETVKGCTVSETVLQGNSCCMTVFSLAAMTNISPESYGYPKIWKIEEGGAKVLYLSDDGQGLKKGDIFVVPQNIPVGIKTEKGCVYSEIIFFKECAMNSILKSAEIFKLKDLLPYKEGKVVNMDLVDDQKAKFVIMSFDEGTGLPEHSAPGDAIVFGLEGEGIIGSGGKEYRIHEGENFKFDKNGSHYVKAAGKFKMALLLIRG